Proteins encoded in a region of the Planktothrix sp. FACHB-1365 genome:
- a CDS encoding aldehyde oxygenase (deformylating): MSQSLATKILDYNSDTYRDSFSRINGIVIEGEQEAYDNFISLAELLPEFSQELIQLGKMERGHRKSFEACGKNLDVIPDLEMAKDFFADLRQLFKTAEIQQKIATCLLIQSLVIECFAIAAYHNYIPVADNFARKITQSVVKDEYSHLNFGSIWLKQHFTEVKSEIEIANRQILPIILRMLNQVESDVKALGMNKLEIVEEFMVNYGEALHQMGFKTTEILRLSSQALTA, from the coding sequence ATGTCTCAATCTTTAGCAACTAAAATTTTAGATTACAATAGCGATACTTACCGTGATAGTTTTAGCCGGATTAACGGAATTGTGATTGAAGGTGAACAGGAAGCTTATGATAATTTTATCAGTTTGGCTGAACTTTTGCCCGAATTTTCCCAAGAATTAATTCAGTTAGGCAAAATGGAACGGGGTCATCGTAAAAGTTTTGAAGCTTGTGGAAAAAACCTTGATGTTATTCCTGATTTAGAAATGGCAAAAGACTTTTTTGCCGATTTGCGTCAACTGTTTAAAACGGCGGAAATTCAACAGAAAATAGCAACCTGTTTATTAATTCAATCTTTAGTTATTGAATGTTTTGCGATCGCAGCTTACCATAACTATATCCCAGTTGCGGATAATTTTGCTCGAAAAATTACTCAATCCGTTGTTAAAGATGAATACAGTCATCTCAACTTTGGCAGTATTTGGTTAAAACAACATTTTACCGAGGTCAAAAGCGAAATAGAAATCGCAAATCGTCAAATTCTACCGATTATTTTGCGGATGCTGAATCAAGTTGAATCTGATGTCAAAGCATTAGGAATGAACAAACTTGAAATCGTCGAAGAATTCATGGTTAATTATGGAGAAGCCTTACATCAAATGGGCTTCAAAACCACCGAAATTCTCCGGTTATCCAGCCAAGCTTTAACCGCTTAA
- a CDS encoding NAD(P)/FAD-dependent oxidoreductase, producing the protein MQLSKNNLPEKQNQIYDVIVIGGGAGGLSAGIYLQRYRLSSLIIDKGKARSFWMQELHNYLGLPPDTPGRVLLQRGKEHYASLDGDFLNGFVEEVIDEGETFAVKVKVGRQNSIEAVFRSKYLIAASGIIDYLPPLDDMRNVYEYAGYNLHVCMVCDGYEMIDKKCGFFAGSEAAIEEMVFNLSWFTPYITIFTHGAFTISEPLRNKLKEYGYPIIETPIHQFIGKNHQMTGVELTNGTLIELETGLISMGSRYHNTYLKDINLELQGNNLLTDKMCRTSHPRIFAIGDLKVGLNQVIIAAGDGALAATAIWREIRRTTGARPWLENLPNPAI; encoded by the coding sequence ATGCAGCTTTCCAAAAATAATTTACCGGAAAAACAAAACCAAATCTATGATGTTATTGTGATTGGTGGCGGTGCTGGAGGACTTTCGGCAGGAATTTATTTACAACGTTATCGCCTTTCTAGTTTAATTATTGATAAAGGCAAAGCTCGGTCATTTTGGATGCAGGAATTACATAATTATTTAGGTTTACCTCCTGACACGCCAGGGCGAGTTTTATTACAACGGGGAAAAGAACATTATGCCAGTTTAGATGGGGATTTTCTCAACGGTTTTGTTGAAGAAGTCATCGATGAAGGAGAAACCTTTGCTGTTAAAGTCAAAGTCGGTCGTCAAAATAGTATTGAAGCGGTGTTTCGTTCAAAATACTTAATTGCAGCAAGTGGAATTATTGATTATTTACCCCCCTTAGATGATATGCGAAATGTTTACGAATATGCGGGTTATAACCTGCACGTTTGTATGGTCTGTGATGGATATGAAATGATTGATAAAAAATGTGGTTTCTTTGCTGGGAGTGAAGCCGCAATTGAAGAAATGGTGTTTAATTTAAGTTGGTTTACCCCTTATATTACTATTTTTACGCATGGAGCATTTACCATTAGTGAACCTCTAAGAAATAAATTAAAAGAATATGGTTATCCAATCATAGAAACCCCCATTCATCAATTTATCGGAAAAAATCATCAAATGACCGGAGTTGAGTTAACCAATGGAACCTTAATTGAGTTAGAAACTGGATTAATTTCAATGGGATCTCGCTATCATAATACCTATCTCAAAGATATTAATCTGGAACTACAAGGAAATAACTTACTCACTGATAAAATGTGTCGAACTTCTCACCCTAGAATTTTTGCAATTGGGGATTTAAAAGTTGGGTTAAATCAAGTTATAATAGCAGCAGGAGATGGAGCGTTAGCTGCTACAGCAATTTGGCGAGAAATTCGTCGGACAACCGGAGCAAGACCTTGGCTAGAAAATTTGCCTAATCCTGCTATTTAA